In Necator americanus strain Aroian chromosome IV, whole genome shotgun sequence, the following proteins share a genomic window:
- a CDS encoding hypothetical protein (NECATOR_CHRIV.G15100.T1) yields MMASPHKAAGLRMKVDGKWLHINEETIQNHPGGAVIRQYVNADATHIFHAFHEGSRKAYKQLEALKKNAWDPSEDLEEALKLRLDKADVNISTYDISIEQEKKIVESFERLRQRVHDWGLMEAQPWYYVAKAATTLGFMFFAFYLQYCGWYFTSALSLAISWQQFGWLTHEFCHQQPTKNRKLNDMFSIAFGNLAQGFSADWWKDKHNTHHATTNMIDHDGDINLAPLFAFVPADLSRYKLPVEKFILKFIPYQHLYFTLSLPLLRFSWTSQSLLWVFAENSSEYRVYRKNALTEQSFLMAHWAWVFLQLYLLPSMGVRIMYFMVSQLLSAFLIAYVVTFSHNSVDKYPANSRLLNNFACLQILTTRNMTPGPITDWLWGGLNYQIEHHLFPTMPRCNLNTCMKLVKEFCKENNLPYLVNDYFEGYAMNLKQLQNIANISNTKSN; encoded by the exons ATGATGGCCAGTCCACATAAAGCGGCAGGACTTCGTATGAAG GTCGATGGAAAATGGCTTCACATTAACGAGGAAACCATTCAAAATCATCCAGGAGGCGCTGTAATTCGACAGTATGT AAACGCTGACGCCACTCACATTTTCCACGCTTTTCATGAAGGTTCACGAAAAGCCTATAAACAACTGGAG gctttgaaaaagaatgctTGGGATCCTTCAGAAGATCTTGAAGAGGCGTTAAAGCTTCGTTTGGACAAGGCTGATGTGAACATCTCAACTTATGACATTTCCATTGAACAG gagaagaaaattgtcGAAAGTTTTGAGCGCCTGCGGCAGCGAGTGCACGACTGGGGATTAATGGAGGCGCAGCCATGGTACTACGTGGCGAAGGCGGCTACAACTCTAGGATTCATGTTCTTCGCATTTTACTTGCAGTATTGCGGCTG GTATTTCACATCCGCTCTCTCTCTCGCTATTTCATGGCAACAATTCGGTTGGCTTACACATGAGTTCTGTCATCAACAACCAACCAAGAATCGAAAACTCAATGATATGTTTTCAATTGCGTTCGGAAATCTTGCACAAGGGTTTTCGGCTGACTGGTGGAAGGATAAG CACAACACTCACCACGCCACCACAAATATGATCGATCATGACGGTGACATCAACCTAGCGCCGCTTTTCGCCTTCGTTCCGGCCGATCTGTCAAGATACAAGTTGCCAGTGGAAAAATTCATCCTAAAA TTCATTCCTTACCAGCACCTTTATTTTACCCTTTCCTTACCATTACTTCGATTCTCGTGGACTTCTCAATCATTGCTGTGGGTATTCGCTGAGAATTCCAGCGAATATCGGGTCTACCGCAAGAATGCGTTGACAGAGCAG TCCTTTCTCATGGCCCACTGGGCTTGGGTGTTCCTACAGCTTTACCTGCTGCCATCTATGGGAGTTCGAATTATGTATTTCATGGTGTCGCAGTTGCTGTCTGCATTCCTCATCGCTTATGTCGTGACATTCAGTCACAACTCAGTCGATAAGTATCCAG CAAATTCTCGCCTCCTTAACAATTTCGCATGTCTTCAAATTCTGACCACCAGAAACATGACGCCAGGACCGATCACTGATTGGCTCTGGGGTGGACTTAACTATCAG ATCGAGCACCATCTGTTCCCCACAATGCCAAGATGCAATTTGAACACGTGTATGAAACTGGTTAAAGAGTTCTGCAAGGAGAACAATCTGCCGTATCTCGTCAACGACTATTTTGAGGGATATGCGATGAATCTGAAACAACTTCAGAACATTGCTAACATTTCTAACACGAAGAGTAATTGA